A stretch of DNA from Triticum dicoccoides isolate Atlit2015 ecotype Zavitan chromosome 2A, WEW_v2.0, whole genome shotgun sequence:
AGGAAGAACCGTGAGAAATACTAGTATAGACAGCCCAGAAGGTGCTCCATAAAACATCATATGGAAGTGGATTCCAAAGCATGAATGCTCCACAAGGCATCACAAGATAAAATCTCCTAATTTATCATTCCAGGCATGCAGTTCAgatatatctctactcttataaaaaacagagttgatgatgatggtgtgcctgccatcctgcaatataggccgtccgatttatatctgacggataggaaggaaactatggcaattttgcaaaaagatacccacacccctatccacatttgcaaataaggcttttcctcgttcatcatttttttctcacaagataaactactcatacaaatgcatcttgatgtcacgggcatcttgctagtaggaacTTAAAACACAGTACTGGATACTTGGATAGTTTTCAGAACGACCAAGCAAATGTTCACACCACTCATTTTAACATATAGGAGTCGCATGACTGGCAGCTAGGCCTTGCAGGCACCGGACTGTCCAGGCGACGCTCATTCATTCATTACAGGCTTGTTCTCGTTGGCCTTGAACCTCTGGTCCTTCGGCTTCTGCTCTTCCATTTTCCTGCCATCAGCAAAGCAAAGGGAGTAGTTGTCAAAGTTTGATGCAAATGGGTCTTTCTAGAAATGCATTTTGCAACTGCTCCTTAGTGCTGAGTAGCAACGCAAAAACCATCTCAACATTGACTTGGTTAAGAATTAGGGAACACAAGTGTGTGACAGATGATTAATCAGTAAGAACTACCTCAGTTTCCTGAGTACAAACAGCTTTCTACCATTGCATGTGTGTAGTCATATAAACTGCCATGTGGGTAAACCAAGTGTACACTACCAAAGGAACATGCACATTTCATCAAGCTCCTACCATCAATCATGGAACCACGGCGGGCGTTTCTTTAGTACACAGCCACTAAGATAAAGTCACGAGTTTGTTGCTCTCTCAGCAATTCCCCAACAGCGAGGTTATGGCACTCATAGTACAACAATAGGATGTTGGTGAGTTACCTGTTACTTCATACTCAAAGCAGAGAAAACACCTACAAGAGTACTCTCTAGCTCCTACTCAAACAATATCTCAAATAAGACCAGGAGACTTGCCATCTTAAACTGAAACAATATCTTAAAATACCATGGTTATCTAAGAATATCAAATAAACTTTCCACTATAACTTAGAACACCACAGTAATATTAAGATAACATGCCTATTTGACAATATTAAGATAACATGCCTATTTGACAAGCGTTACAAACTTAGAACAAGACAATCTGACCACCTACTACAATCACCAAACGATTCAAATCCAACCATTTTCATGTAAAATGTTGAACGAGAAAAAAGTTGCTGCAGATTGCAAGCACTAAGAACCTCCACGTCTCCAATTTTCTTCTGACTCCCAATTTTCCATTAAGTAAAAgcaagaagtactccctccgttcctaaatatttgtctttctagagatttcaacaagtgactacacacggagcaaaatgagtgaatctacactcaaaaatatgtctatatacatccgtatatgataatccatttaaaatctctaaaaagacatatttacgaacggagggagtagttccttGTGTGCTCATTTATGATTAGCCTTTTTTTGCATGCGCAAGCAAGCCCACACAAGACATGACTTCTCTATCGATCAACCCGCACATCCATGTGGACCAATCTAATCGAACAAACGCCTCTCGTCGAGCCCCTAACCGCACGGCCTCAAGGGAAATTTTCTACGGCAAGAACAAGGAATACACGCACAAAGCGGACGCTACGGCACATATTTTGATGGGGGAACCGGCAGGAATCGAGAACAAGAACACCCACGGGGTATTCACGCCGCACCGATTAGCACGAATTAGACGCTCGTGGAACCGAATCGTGAACACACAAAGGGGGAAACTGGCAGAACAGATCTGCAGGGGATGAGGCGGGGCTGTGAAGGGGGAGAGGTTACCTCTTGTCGGAGGACGCGCCGCCCTTCTGGCTGAGGAAGGAGCGGAACAGGGGGGAGTTCACGTCGTAGatcatctttcttcttcttctctgccgccgccgccgccgatgtggAGAGCCTAGCTAGGGTTCGTGGGAGAGGGTGAGACGCACGGGCTCCAATCTTCCAGAGGCTGCTTTGTACCCTCACCTTCGCGGATCTACATCAATCGACGGCCGGCCCATCGGGCTCCAGGCCGTCTAAAGGTACACGGGCCCCCTGAGTGGAAAATGGGCCCTAAAATCTTCAGAAAGGTTTATTTTCCATTTAGAGAGAAAGTGAGATGACAAGTGAAAGTGCTCTTGTGACCTCGAGCTCACATGCACACTTTGTTGCAGTAAAATCCGGAAAAATATTACTACACAAATTTAAGAGATATGATTTTTTTTGCTTGCTACAAATATTGATGTACGTTTCACATGCGTGCTAATTTTCCTGATGGAGTCTCGGCAGAAAAAACGAAATTGATGCTCTAGAACTCACACGGTGCATTTTAAAATTGAACCAACAAATCATATCGAAATAAAACGAACCAAACCATTTTTGTGGTTgttattttttttggttttatgtATGGAACGAGATTTCCTTAACATttttaattttagtttttttataTATACAAAAAACCGAACGATTAACCAAATTAAAAAATATTTATATTTCTTGAGCAACCAGCCATACTTAGGCAGTTAGGCCCAAAAGGTCCTGTAACGTAGTAAACTTTTTGTGCATGAGTCATATTCCTGCTAAGCATGTCCGTTTTTTCTTGTAACATGGTCATTTGTTTCTTGCAAAATATACTAAGCACGTCCATAAACAAAAGCAAAGTATACATTGCACATTTGCATGCACGGACAATCATCAAGGCATgaatccatgcatgcatatatacttataaaTGTTTTCTATAAAAAAAAgtgtatgtgttttgagtcattaATTTGCAAATATTATTCTGTCATTTTTAAATTCGCATCAACTTTGGTTATTATGCTATACCAAAATTGGACCATATTTAAAATTTGTATCGTATTTACCAAAGTATCAATACTATACAAAACCAAAAAAGTACAACAGAGCCATATAAATTGAATAAACCGAATGCAAAGTGTTATCCAAAATGCTTCCAAAAACACTCTTTTTGGAGCATTGAATTATTTTTTGCCGAGACCTTCACGAATGTCATTTCATGGTGAAATTTTGCGTGCATGTGGAACACATATTAATGTTTGTCATGAAAAATCCAGATTTTTCTGTTTTGAAAAAGAAGCATTTTTTTTAATTCCACAAAATTCTTTTCTCTCGGCCAACGCACTTCAAAACGAAGCAAGGACTGTCCCGGTCGGtcattagcagttgtctcttccCAAATCATCGGGATGGGCCGATGATCAGAATTTATAATCATTCAGATGGTGTAGTTTATCTGCTCGACTAATATGGGTATGTTGCACCATTAATCAGTTCGGCCCACATAGCGGTCGTTGCAACTCGCCGCTCGTGGGGTAGTTGGTCGTTGATAATTTGACACTGCACACCACCCAGCTCTGAAATGATGCAATTAGGTAAGCTCATCGTGGGGCGGTGGTACTCATGGCAGCAATGTTGCATGCAAAATATACATTATCTTTCCACATCTGGGTGCCTAGGAAAAAATCTACCAAGAAAACCTCAGGGGAGCAATGATGTTGAG
This window harbors:
- the LOC119356340 gene encoding wound-induced basic protein-like; this translates as MIYDVNSPLFRSFLSQKGGASSDKRKMEEQKPKDQRFKANENKPVMNE